In one Meiothermus sp. Pnk-1 genomic region, the following are encoded:
- the minC gene encoding septum site-determining protein MinC gives MRIRATLHALAVRLDGGETPEALRKALADVPNLPLEVEVCGTVGVELLQALAEIGQERGITLRPPRGERSIPYTEVVDHTLRAGTRIESPGTVVVLGDVNAGAEVIAGGDVIVVGKLRGLAHAGATGQEEATIWAMSLEAKQIRIAQHFAQAPAGSTSRGPERARVVEGAIVLEPWGRKKS, from the coding sequence ATGCGAATCCGCGCTACCCTCCACGCCTTGGCGGTACGGCTCGATGGAGGCGAAACCCCCGAGGCGCTGCGCAAAGCCCTGGCCGATGTTCCAAACCTGCCGCTCGAGGTCGAAGTCTGCGGAACGGTAGGGGTTGAGCTACTACAAGCCCTGGCAGAGATCGGCCAAGAACGGGGCATCACGCTGCGCCCCCCGCGGGGCGAGCGGTCGATCCCCTACACCGAGGTGGTAGACCACACCCTCCGGGCGGGTACCCGCATCGAAAGCCCGGGTACGGTGGTGGTGCTGGGCGACGTAAATGCTGGGGCAGAAGTGATCGCCGGAGGGGATGTGATCGTGGTGGGAAAGCTGCGCGGGTTAGCCCACGCCGGGGCCACCGGCCAGGAAGAGGCCACCATCTGGGCCATGAGCCTCGAGGCAAAGCAAATTCGCATCGCCCAACACTTTGCCCAGGCCCCCGCAGGCAGCACGTCGCGCGGTCCCGAGCGGGCTCGAGTGGTAGAGGGGGCTATCGTCCTCGAGCCGTGGGGCCGCAAAAAATCCTGA
- the hisB gene encoding imidazoleglycerol-phosphate dehydratase HisB produces MRKASLERNTAETQIRLALGLDGPIGGQIATGLGFLDHLLAAFQRHGRFFLEVEAQGDLEVDVHHLVEDVGITLGMALRQALGDFKGIERYGEATVPMDETLVQAALDLSGRPLLVFPVEELSIAGSAGGVSAYHLREFLRGLANHAGMTLHVRLLAGREAHHVMEAAVKALARALYAATRHTREDLPSTKGTL; encoded by the coding sequence ATGCGTAAGGCCAGCCTCGAGCGCAACACCGCCGAGACCCAGATTCGCCTTGCTCTGGGCCTGGACGGGCCGATTGGAGGGCAGATCGCTACCGGGCTGGGTTTCCTCGACCACCTCCTGGCTGCCTTCCAGCGGCACGGACGGTTTTTTCTCGAGGTCGAAGCCCAGGGGGACCTCGAGGTGGACGTCCACCACCTGGTCGAGGACGTGGGCATCACCCTGGGGATGGCCCTCCGGCAGGCTCTGGGCGACTTCAAGGGAATCGAGCGTTACGGCGAGGCCACCGTGCCGATGGACGAGACCTTGGTGCAGGCCGCCCTCGACCTGTCGGGGCGGCCTTTGCTGGTGTTTCCGGTGGAAGAACTCTCCATCGCGGGCAGCGCGGGCGGGGTCAGCGCTTACCACCTGCGGGAGTTCTTGCGCGGGCTGGCTAATCACGCCGGGATGACCCTCCACGTGCGGCTTTTGGCGGGGCGGGAAGCTCACCATGTGATGGAGGCGGCGGTGAAAGCGCTGGCTCGAGCCCTTTACGCCGCCACCCGCCATACCCGGGAGGATCTGCCTAGTACCAAAGGTACCCTCTGA
- a CDS encoding metallophosphoesterase — MIKVIAIGDLHAEFPKLWRALKASYAADEQLMPTRPVLEGDYRVILIGDLMHPKTLAEYRKLTGLEDYDPTNPQHLRLAAKAQIRELYRIKRYQEAAPGHVHILMGNHDHAVLTGSYVLGNKYLEHHEFHPEHGGLELPKDLKAWLAGFPPEVNIFGVNFAHVGPVPWLQSYDDLFYNSREPKEWWFTNPDYVTRMGYRFGVYGHTVMKEGILVKDQLALIDALDRDQYFEMLLDEDMLEWRISEVPQARVQ, encoded by the coding sequence GTGATCAAGGTCATCGCCATCGGAGATCTACACGCCGAGTTCCCCAAGCTGTGGCGAGCGCTAAAGGCCTCCTACGCCGCCGACGAGCAGCTCATGCCTACTCGCCCGGTGCTCGAGGGCGATTACCGGGTCATCCTCATCGGCGATCTGATGCACCCCAAGACCCTGGCCGAGTACCGCAAGCTCACCGGCCTGGAGGACTACGACCCCACCAACCCCCAGCACCTGCGCCTGGCCGCCAAAGCCCAGATCCGCGAGCTTTACCGCATCAAGCGCTACCAGGAAGCCGCCCCCGGCCACGTCCACATCCTGATGGGCAATCACGATCACGCCGTGCTCACCGGCAGCTACGTACTGGGAAACAAGTACCTCGAGCACCACGAATTCCACCCCGAGCACGGCGGCCTGGAACTTCCCAAAGACCTCAAAGCCTGGCTCGCAGGTTTCCCTCCCGAGGTCAACATCTTCGGGGTCAACTTCGCCCACGTGGGACCGGTCCCCTGGCTGCAAAGTTACGACGACCTGTTCTACAACAGCCGCGAACCCAAGGAGTGGTGGTTCACCAACCCTGACTACGTGACCCGCATGGGCTATCGCTTTGGGGTCTACGGACACACGGTGATGAAAGAGGGCATCTTGGTCAAGGATCAGCTAGCCCTCATCGATGCCCTCGACCGCGATCAATACTTCGAAATGCTGCTGGATGAGGATATGCTCGAGTGGCGCATCTCGGAGGTTCCGCAGGCTCGAGTACAATAG
- the hisC gene encoding histidinol-phosphate transaminase, with product MKGLKPHLLLLPRYPYHKVEAPIKLDQNESAHDLPPHLKERALKRLAALSWNRYPSLHAEEVREALARHTGWDPEGVVVSPGSNLLIQCLAQAATRVLDTAPAFPHYAISARLAGTPYQAIPLHTDFRLPLAELLEAMSGEAGVLFLPNPHAPTGVLFPEAEIQALARRAGETGWLLVIDEAYQQFSGSDFRDLARGHPHLALLRTFSKAWGLGGIRAGYLLASPTVAGVIQNLLPPFGLPAHTAAILLTVLEDPSYIQARVREVEAERERLYRALRQHPTWRVYPSHTNFLLVRTPDAAQAYRALLERGILVRRQDHYAGLEGCIRLSVGTPAENDRLLEAAFEITRVGHA from the coding sequence GTGAAAGGCCTCAAGCCCCACCTGCTTCTATTGCCTCGCTACCCCTACCATAAGGTCGAGGCCCCCATCAAGCTCGACCAGAACGAGTCGGCCCACGACCTGCCGCCCCATCTCAAGGAGCGGGCGCTAAAACGCCTGGCCGCTCTTTCCTGGAACCGCTACCCCTCCCTCCACGCCGAGGAGGTGCGCGAGGCCCTGGCCCGCCACACCGGCTGGGATCCCGAAGGGGTGGTGGTGAGCCCGGGCTCGAACCTCCTCATCCAGTGCTTGGCCCAAGCGGCTACCCGAGTCCTCGACACCGCACCTGCCTTCCCGCACTACGCCATCTCGGCCAGGCTGGCCGGCACCCCCTACCAGGCGATTCCCTTACACACGGACTTTCGCTTGCCGCTAGCGGAGCTTCTGGAGGCCATGTCGGGCGAGGCGGGGGTGCTCTTTCTGCCTAACCCCCACGCCCCCACGGGGGTCCTTTTCCCCGAAGCCGAAATCCAGGCCTTAGCCCGCCGGGCGGGAGAGACCGGCTGGCTGTTGGTGATTGACGAGGCCTACCAGCAGTTTTCCGGCTCCGACTTCCGCGACCTGGCCCGGGGGCACCCCCACCTAGCCCTTTTGCGCACCTTCTCCAAAGCCTGGGGGTTGGGCGGAATCCGGGCCGGGTATCTGCTCGCAAGCCCCACCGTGGCGGGCGTGATCCAAAACCTCTTGCCGCCGTTTGGGCTGCCCGCCCACACCGCGGCGATCCTGCTCACCGTTCTGGAGGACCCCAGCTACATCCAAGCGCGGGTGCGGGAAGTAGAGGCGGAGCGCGAGCGGCTATACCGCGCTTTGAGGCAGCACCCCACCTGGCGGGTTTACCCCAGCCACACCAACTTTTTGCTGGTGCGCACCCCCGACGCTGCCCAGGCTTACCGGGCTCTCCTCGAGCGCGGCATCCTGGTGCGGCGGCAAGACCACTACGCCGGGCTCGAGGGGTGCATTCGCCTTTCGGTAGGGACCCCCGCCGAGAACGACCGCCTCCTGGAGGCGGCTTTTGAAATAACCAGGGTGGGCCATGCGTAA
- the rsmA gene encoding 16S rRNA (adenine(1518)-N(6)/adenine(1519)-N(6))-dimethyltransferase RsmA → MTLISRWQDLASPRVVRELLERYRLSADKRFGQNFLVEAGYLQRIVAAVGFKPGERVYEVGPGLGTLTRALAEAGAKVTAVEMDRRLQPVHAESLAHLPVEVMWGDALEFDWEALPSQSLFAGNLPYNIATPLITKLLLSRRFRRIVVLVQKEVALRMVATPGTPQYGVLSLRVQHHSQAKRLFDLPPGAFLPPPKVTSSLVRLEPNANPDDPELFRLIEAAFAQRRKTLANALKAGGYSPQAVTAALAQMGLSPQIRGEALSLEQFRMLHSLLPW, encoded by the coding sequence GTGACCCTCATCTCGCGCTGGCAAGACCTCGCCTCGCCCCGCGTGGTGCGCGAACTGCTCGAGCGCTACAGGCTGAGCGCAGATAAGCGCTTCGGACAGAACTTTCTGGTCGAGGCCGGATACCTGCAGCGGATCGTAGCCGCCGTAGGGTTCAAGCCGGGCGAGCGGGTCTACGAGGTGGGGCCGGGCCTGGGCACGCTGACCCGAGCCTTGGCCGAGGCGGGGGCGAAAGTTACCGCCGTGGAGATGGACCGCCGCCTCCAACCGGTGCACGCCGAGAGCCTGGCCCACCTACCGGTGGAGGTGATGTGGGGCGATGCGCTCGAGTTCGACTGGGAAGCCCTTCCCTCGCAAAGCCTTTTTGCCGGAAACCTACCGTACAACATCGCCACGCCGCTCATCACCAAGCTGCTGCTCTCGAGGCGCTTCCGCCGCATCGTGGTGTTGGTGCAAAAAGAGGTGGCCTTGCGCATGGTCGCCACCCCCGGCACACCCCAGTACGGAGTGCTCAGCCTGCGGGTACAGCACCACAGCCAGGCCAAACGGCTTTTTGACCTGCCGCCGGGGGCCTTTCTCCCCCCGCCCAAAGTCACCAGTTCGCTGGTTCGGCTCGAGCCCAACGCCAACCCCGACGATCCGGAGCTCTTCCGGTTGATCGAGGCCGCCTTCGCCCAGCGGCGCAAAACCCTCGCCAACGCGCTCAAAGCCGGAGGATACTCACCCCAGGCGGTCACCGCGGCCTTGGCACAGATGGGCTTGTCCCCCCAGATACGCGGCGAAGCCCTGTCTTTGGAACAGTTCCGGATGCTGCATTCATTACTGCCCTGGTAG
- the hisH gene encoding imidazole glycerol phosphate synthase subunit HisH, giving the protein MRTLLIDYGSGNLRSAAKALEASGLEVSVSADPKDVAKADLLVLPGQGHFGQVMGAFLASGFEEGVRGHITAGKPFLGICVGMQILYEASEEAPRVRGLGLIPGTVRRFRAKHVPQMGWNAVRFAPGAFEILSGRYFYYANSYYGPLVEGSAGVSEFAGTEFTAVYAKDNVVAPQFHPEKSGQSGQAFLQALRRYFGG; this is encoded by the coding sequence ATGCGCACGCTGCTGATTGACTACGGCTCGGGGAACCTGCGGAGTGCGGCCAAGGCTTTGGAAGCGAGCGGGCTCGAGGTGAGTGTCTCCGCTGACCCCAAAGATGTGGCCAAGGCGGACTTGCTGGTGCTCCCCGGTCAGGGGCACTTCGGGCAGGTGATGGGGGCGTTTTTGGCCTCGGGGTTCGAGGAAGGGGTGCGGGGCCATATTACGGCGGGCAAGCCTTTCCTGGGTATCTGCGTGGGAATGCAGATCCTCTACGAAGCTTCAGAGGAAGCCCCCCGGGTCCGGGGGCTGGGCCTGATCCCCGGCACGGTCCGCCGTTTCCGGGCCAAGCATGTACCCCAGATGGGCTGGAACGCGGTGCGCTTCGCCCCTGGGGCCTTCGAGATCCTGAGCGGGCGCTATTTCTACTATGCCAACTCCTACTACGGGCCGCTGGTAGAAGGCTCGGCGGGGGTCAGCGAGTTTGCAGGAACCGAGTTCACCGCGGTGTACGCCAAAGACAACGTAGTGGCCCCCCAGTTCCACCCGGAGAAAAGCGGGCAGAGCGGGCAGGCCTTCTTGCAAGCCCTGCGCCGCTACTTCGGCGGCTAG
- a CDS encoding tRNA-binding protein: MNPLEAFESLELRVGRVIRAEPNQAARKPAYKLWIDFGPLGIKTSSAQLTDLYTPETLVGRQVVCAVNLGVRKVAGFPSEVLVLGLPDQENRVVLLTPEREVPLGGKVY; this comes from the coding sequence ATGAACCCCCTAGAAGCCTTTGAAAGCCTCGAGCTGCGGGTCGGGCGCGTCATACGGGCCGAGCCCAACCAGGCCGCCCGCAAACCCGCCTATAAGCTTTGGATCGACTTCGGACCGCTGGGCATCAAGACCAGCAGCGCCCAGCTCACCGATCTCTACACCCCCGAAACCTTGGTAGGCCGACAGGTGGTCTGTGCAGTCAACCTGGGAGTGCGCAAGGTGGCCGGATTCCCTAGTGAGGTGCTGGTGCTGGGCCTGCCGGACCAGGAGAACCGGGTGGTGCTGCTGACCCCCGAGCGCGAAGTGCCGCTGGGGGGTAAGGTCTACTAA
- a CDS encoding Rad52/Rad22 family DNA repair protein → MSDWRKLSEPFPASEVQWRVEALSKDKRRAMVVPYVDARTVLDRLDEVVGPEGWQDHYEVLVEKEGNYAVKCRLTLLEVSKEDVGEGDSLKAAFSDALKRAAVKFGVGRYLYRLEKQWVDHDPATGRFEAPQLEVEATPPEPHPAGLEEPSPGEGAAEAPPAKPEPQELIHRLIDRLKEQGMGKEVARIVMKYQGYGSSPEETKRLYGELRALLKGKT, encoded by the coding sequence ATGAGCGACTGGCGCAAGCTTAGCGAGCCTTTCCCGGCCAGCGAGGTGCAGTGGCGGGTGGAAGCTTTGTCGAAGGACAAACGCCGGGCCATGGTAGTGCCCTATGTAGATGCTCGCACCGTGCTCGACCGGCTCGATGAGGTGGTGGGGCCGGAGGGTTGGCAGGATCACTACGAGGTGTTGGTGGAGAAAGAGGGGAACTATGCGGTCAAATGCCGCCTTACCTTGCTCGAGGTGAGCAAGGAAGACGTGGGCGAGGGCGATAGCCTCAAAGCCGCTTTCTCCGATGCCCTAAAGCGCGCGGCGGTGAAGTTCGGGGTAGGGCGGTACCTGTACCGGCTGGAGAAGCAGTGGGTAGACCACGATCCCGCCACAGGGCGCTTTGAAGCTCCTCAGCTCGAGGTCGAAGCCACCCCCCCCGAACCCCATCCCGCCGGGCTGGAAGAACCCTCTCCCGGTGAAGGTGCGGCCGAAGCCCCACCGGCCAAACCCGAGCCCCAAGAATTGATCCACCGGCTCATCGACCGGCTCAAGGAGCAAGGCATGGGCAAAGAGGTGGCCCGCATCGTGATGAAGTACCAGGGCTATGGCTCCTCCCCCGAGGAGACCAAGCGGCTTTATGGCGAACTGCGCGCCCTCCTGAAGGGAAAAACGTGA
- a CDS encoding CarD family transcriptional regulator, whose amino-acid sequence MFSIGEAVVYPAHGAGRIVGLDERSVLGEKKVYYVLELLGQAHTVMVPVGVARTCLRPPLAGAAVERLLDALETELKLPTIWMQRHREEERILASGDPYQVAALVGTLFRYQRGKTLSLSERGVFEKALGMLASELALIWEVSLDEAKARVLARLEGQEAVLA is encoded by the coding sequence ATGTTTTCCATCGGTGAAGCCGTGGTTTACCCCGCGCACGGCGCGGGGCGAATCGTGGGGTTGGACGAGCGCAGCGTGCTCGGTGAAAAGAAAGTCTACTATGTCCTCGAGCTATTGGGCCAGGCCCACACCGTGATGGTCCCGGTGGGAGTCGCCCGGACGTGCTTACGCCCGCCCCTTGCGGGAGCGGCAGTCGAGCGCCTTCTGGATGCACTCGAGACCGAGTTGAAGCTACCCACCATCTGGATGCAACGCCACCGTGAGGAAGAAAGAATCTTGGCCTCGGGCGATCCTTACCAGGTGGCCGCGCTGGTGGGCACGTTGTTCCGCTACCAGCGGGGTAAAACCCTCTCGCTTTCCGAGCGCGGGGTGTTTGAGAAAGCTTTAGGGATGTTGGCCTCAGAGCTGGCCCTGATCTGGGAGGTGAGCTTGGATGAGGCCAAAGCCCGGGTGCTGGCCCGTTTAGAAGGCCAAGAAGCGGTGCTGGCCTAA
- a CDS encoding DUF420 domain-containing protein: MGQTLGDIAATLILLSGLAVIVGVVLIRRGDRVWHPRVMLTATVLAALFLVFYLLKWGLYGTTRYVGPEEWRGAYYALLFSHTLLAALNGPLVIWLIYNALKGRFAIHRAWARWTVPIWLYVAATGWVIDLILKRYGESAGGIRF; this comes from the coding sequence GTGGGACAGACCTTGGGGGATATTGCTGCGACCTTGATCCTGCTTTCAGGGTTGGCGGTGATCGTGGGGGTGGTACTCATACGGCGCGGAGACCGGGTGTGGCACCCCCGGGTGATGCTCACCGCCACCGTGCTGGCCGCGTTGTTTCTGGTGTTTTACCTGCTCAAGTGGGGCTTGTACGGCACCACCCGCTACGTAGGGCCGGAGGAGTGGCGCGGGGCCTATTACGCGCTGCTGTTTAGCCATACCCTGTTGGCCGCCCTCAACGGCCCTTTGGTGATTTGGCTTATCTACAACGCCCTCAAGGGGCGTTTTGCCATCCACAGGGCCTGGGCTCGCTGGACGGTGCCGATCTGGCTCTACGTGGCCGCGACCGGCTGGGTGATTGACCTTATCCTCAAACGTTACGGTGAAAGCGCCGGCGGTATTCGTTTTTAG
- a CDS encoding carbohydrate kinase family protein encodes MRCFVLGDISVDLIYFLEHIPEPGEEVEAKRALMKPGGAGATLAAQLASLGHKVYLAGRVGQDPFREVALSEVSKAGVDLRYLQEDPTNTTSSVLILLVPGGERSMVSAGGASRYLDAAEFKPRSLDQVDAVVMSAYALVGGPQREYAVKVLDAAKKRGLPIFVDMGTGAVRAVGREILEYVRGVPYLLMNQQELLDLTGASTITEGLAELHTYGLDTVIVKVGPLGSIVVTPNQQELVEPFPVEDIVDTTGSGDAYTAAFAHAVMDGRDLLTAARLGNWAGALAATAVGAQGRLIRPEDLLQAKSTA; translated from the coding sequence ATGCGTTGTTTCGTTCTGGGTGATATATCAGTTGACCTCATCTATTTCCTCGAGCACATCCCCGAACCGGGCGAAGAGGTGGAAGCCAAGCGGGCCCTGATGAAGCCGGGGGGGGCTGGGGCCACCCTGGCCGCCCAGCTCGCCAGCCTGGGGCATAAGGTCTATCTGGCGGGCCGGGTGGGCCAAGACCCCTTTCGTGAGGTAGCCCTTAGCGAGGTAAGCAAAGCTGGGGTAGACCTCCGGTATCTCCAAGAAGACCCGACGAATACCACCTCGAGCGTCCTGATCTTGTTGGTCCCCGGCGGGGAGCGCTCGATGGTCAGCGCGGGCGGAGCAAGCCGCTATTTGGATGCCGCCGAATTCAAACCGCGCAGCCTAGACCAGGTGGATGCGGTGGTGATGTCGGCCTATGCCCTGGTGGGTGGCCCTCAGCGCGAGTATGCGGTAAAGGTGCTGGACGCGGCCAAGAAGCGTGGGCTGCCGATCTTCGTGGATATGGGCACCGGGGCGGTGCGAGCGGTGGGCCGGGAGATCCTCGAGTATGTGCGGGGGGTCCCCTACTTGCTGATGAACCAGCAGGAACTCCTCGATCTCACCGGGGCTAGCACCATCACCGAGGGCCTCGCCGAACTCCACACTTACGGCCTCGACACCGTGATCGTGAAGGTGGGGCCGCTGGGCTCGATCGTGGTCACCCCTAACCAACAGGAATTGGTGGAGCCCTTCCCGGTGGAGGACATCGTGGATACCACCGGCTCGGGCGACGCCTATACCGCCGCCTTCGCCCACGCGGTGATGGACGGACGTGACCTCCTCACCGCCGCACGGCTGGGCAACTGGGCCGGGGCGCTCGCGGCGACCGCGGTGGGAGCCCAAGGCCGGTTGATCAGGCCAGAGGACTTGCTCCAGGCCAAATCCACCGCCTAG